A section of the Jaculus jaculus isolate mJacJac1 chromosome 6, mJacJac1.mat.Y.cur, whole genome shotgun sequence genome encodes:
- the Sh3bp1 gene encoding SH3 domain-binding protein 1 isoform X1, producing MMKRQLHRMRQLAHSGSLGRTPETAEFLSEDLLQVEQRLEPAKRAAHNVHKRLQACLQGQSGADMDKRVKKLPLMALSTTMAESFKELDPDSSMGKALEMSCAIQNQLARILAEFEMSLERDVLQPLSRLSEEELPAILKHKKSLQKLVSDWNTLKGRLSQAAKNSGSSQGLGSGPSSYSHTTTANKVETLKEEEEELKRKVEQCKDEYLADLYHFATKEDSYANYFIHLLEIQADYHRRSLSSLDTALAELRDNHGQADLSPLMTATPFSRVYGVSLETHLQELGRDIALPIEACVLMLLSEGMQEEGLFRLAAGASVLKRLKQTMASDPNGLEEFCSDPHAVAGALKSYLRELPGPLMTSDLYDDWMRAASLKEPGARLEALRDVCNRLPRENVNNLRYLLKFLARLAEEQEVNKMTPSNIAIVLGPNLLWPPEKEGDQAQLDAASVSSIQVVGVVEALIQNADTLFPGDMNFNVSGLFSAFAPRDKASSQQAPEELPPVAESMPAPVPGPAPASVAVKERAESEAPPRPASPKVSRSLPESNAVAEDMTRKTKRPAPARPTMPPPQLSSPRSSPPAPPVPPGPGSPVTPRALPRRLVGTSLRAPTVPPPLPPVPPQPTRRQSRRTPASPSPASSPDPVSLGTPGQGDLGTATEDRGVPEAGAGRPAPPALPPQPRPRGLASESD from the exons AGTTCCTGAGTGAGGACCTATTGCAG GTGGAGCAGCGGCTGGAGCCTGCCAAGCGAGCAGCGCACAATGTCCACAAACGTCTGCAGGCCTGTCTGCAGGGCCAGAGTGGGGCTGACATGGACAAACGGGTG AAGAAACTTCCTCTCATGGCTCTGTCCACCACAATGGCCGAGAGCTTCAAGGAGCTGGACCCTGATTCCAGCATGGG GAAGGCCTTGGAGATGAGCTGCGCCATCCAGAACCAGCTGGCTCGCATCCTGGCAGAGTTTGAGATGAGCCTGGAGAGGGATGTCCTGCAGCCGCTCAGCAGGCTGAGCGAG GAGGAGCTGCCAGCCATCCTCAAACACAAGAAGAGCCTTCAGAAACTGGTATCTGACTGGAACACCCTCAAGGGCAG GCTTAGCCAGGCAGCCAAGAACTCGGGCAGCAGTCAAGGCCTGGGCAGCGGCCCAAGCAGTTACAGCCACACCACCACAGCCAACAAGGTAGAGAcactgaaggaggaggaggaggagctaaAGAGGAAGGTTGAACAGTGCAAG GATGAATATTTAGCCGACCTGTACCACTTCGCTACCAAGGAGGACTCATATGCTAACTACTTCATTCAT CTCCTGGAGATTCAGGCTGATTACCATCGCCGCTCACTGAGCTCGCTGGATACAGCACTGGCTGAGCTGAGGGACAACCATGGCCAAGCAG ACCTCTCCCCCTTGATGACAGCCACCCCCTTCTCCAGGGTGTATGGGGTATCGCTGGAAACCCACCTTCAAGAGCTGGGCCGAGACATTGCCCTACCCATCGAGGCCTGTGTCCTGATGCTGCTGTCAGAGGGCATGCAGGAGGAG GGCCTCTTCCGACTGGCCGCTGGGGCCTCGGTACTGAAGCGCCTCAAGCAGACAATGGCCTCAGACCCCAACGGCCTGGAGGAGTTCTGCTCTGACCCCCATGCCGTGGCAG GTGCCCTCAAGTCCTACCTTCGGGAGTTGCCTGGGCCCCTGatgacctctgacctctatgATGACTGGATGAGAGCAGCCAG CCTGAAGGAGCCCGGGGCCCGGCTGGAGGCCCTCCGCGACGTGTGTAACCGCCTGCCCCGGGAGAACGTCAACAACCTCAG GTACCTGCTGAAATTTCTGGCACGGCTGGCAGAGGAGCAGGAGGTGAATAAGATGACACCCAGCAACATTGCCATCGTCCTGGGACCCAACCTGCTGTGGCCTCCTGAGAAAGAAGG GGACCAGGCGCAACTGGACGCAGCCTCAGTGTCCTCCATCCAGGTGGTGGGTGTGGTCGAGGCTCTCATACAGAATGCAGACACCCTCTTCCCTGGAG ATATGAACTTCAACGTGTCAGGCCTCTTCTCAGCCTTCGCCCCCCGGGATAAGGCCAGCAGCCAGCAGGCCCCTGAAGAGCTGCCACCTGTAGCTGAGTCCATGCCAGCTCCGGTTCCAGGCCCAGCCCCGGCCTCAGTGGCTGTGAAGGAAAG GGCAGAGTCTGAAGCGCCACCCAGGCCAGCCTCCCCCAAGGTCAGCAGGAGTCTCCCAGAGTCAAATGCTGTAGCAGAGGACATGACTCGCAAGA CCAAGCGACCAGCACCAGCCCGGCCCACCATGCCACCCCCCCAGCTCTCAAGCCCCCGCTCCtctcctccagccccacctgtgCCCCCTGGCCCTGGCAGCCCTGTGACTCCCCGCGCCCTGCCCCGCCGCCTAGTGGGCACCAGCCTCCGGGCTCCCACGGTGCCACCCCCGCTGCCCCCTGTTCCCCCACAACCCACCCGGCGCCAGAGCCGACGCACACCTGCCTCCCCCAGCCCGGCCTCCTCCCCCGACCCAGTCTCTTTGGGCACACCTGGTCAGGGGGACCTCGGGACAGCCACAGAAGACAGGGGGGTCCCTGAGGCTGGAGCTGGGCGTCCCGCTCCCCCAGCTCTGCCACCTCAGCCCCGGCCCAGGGGCCTTGCTTCAGAGAGCGACTGA
- the Sh3bp1 gene encoding SH3 domain-binding protein 1 isoform X2 — protein sequence MDKRVKKLPLMALSTTMAESFKELDPDSSMGKALEMSCAIQNQLARILAEFEMSLERDVLQPLSRLSEEELPAILKHKKSLQKLVSDWNTLKGRLSQAAKNSGSSQGLGSGPSSYSHTTTANKVETLKEEEEELKRKVEQCKDEYLADLYHFATKEDSYANYFIHLLEIQADYHRRSLSSLDTALAELRDNHGQADLSPLMTATPFSRVYGVSLETHLQELGRDIALPIEACVLMLLSEGMQEEGLFRLAAGASVLKRLKQTMASDPNGLEEFCSDPHAVAGALKSYLRELPGPLMTSDLYDDWMRAASLKEPGARLEALRDVCNRLPRENVNNLRYLLKFLARLAEEQEVNKMTPSNIAIVLGPNLLWPPEKEGDQAQLDAASVSSIQVVGVVEALIQNADTLFPGDMNFNVSGLFSAFAPRDKASSQQAPEELPPVAESMPAPVPGPAPASVAVKERAESEAPPRPASPKVSRSLPESNAVAEDMTRKTKRPAPARPTMPPPQLSSPRSSPPAPPVPPGPGSPVTPRALPRRLVGTSLRAPTVPPPLPPVPPQPTRRQSRRTPASPSPASSPDPVSLGTPGQGDLGTATEDRGVPEAGAGRPAPPALPPQPRPRGLASESD from the exons ATGGACAAACGGGTG AAGAAACTTCCTCTCATGGCTCTGTCCACCACAATGGCCGAGAGCTTCAAGGAGCTGGACCCTGATTCCAGCATGGG GAAGGCCTTGGAGATGAGCTGCGCCATCCAGAACCAGCTGGCTCGCATCCTGGCAGAGTTTGAGATGAGCCTGGAGAGGGATGTCCTGCAGCCGCTCAGCAGGCTGAGCGAG GAGGAGCTGCCAGCCATCCTCAAACACAAGAAGAGCCTTCAGAAACTGGTATCTGACTGGAACACCCTCAAGGGCAG GCTTAGCCAGGCAGCCAAGAACTCGGGCAGCAGTCAAGGCCTGGGCAGCGGCCCAAGCAGTTACAGCCACACCACCACAGCCAACAAGGTAGAGAcactgaaggaggaggaggaggagctaaAGAGGAAGGTTGAACAGTGCAAG GATGAATATTTAGCCGACCTGTACCACTTCGCTACCAAGGAGGACTCATATGCTAACTACTTCATTCAT CTCCTGGAGATTCAGGCTGATTACCATCGCCGCTCACTGAGCTCGCTGGATACAGCACTGGCTGAGCTGAGGGACAACCATGGCCAAGCAG ACCTCTCCCCCTTGATGACAGCCACCCCCTTCTCCAGGGTGTATGGGGTATCGCTGGAAACCCACCTTCAAGAGCTGGGCCGAGACATTGCCCTACCCATCGAGGCCTGTGTCCTGATGCTGCTGTCAGAGGGCATGCAGGAGGAG GGCCTCTTCCGACTGGCCGCTGGGGCCTCGGTACTGAAGCGCCTCAAGCAGACAATGGCCTCAGACCCCAACGGCCTGGAGGAGTTCTGCTCTGACCCCCATGCCGTGGCAG GTGCCCTCAAGTCCTACCTTCGGGAGTTGCCTGGGCCCCTGatgacctctgacctctatgATGACTGGATGAGAGCAGCCAG CCTGAAGGAGCCCGGGGCCCGGCTGGAGGCCCTCCGCGACGTGTGTAACCGCCTGCCCCGGGAGAACGTCAACAACCTCAG GTACCTGCTGAAATTTCTGGCACGGCTGGCAGAGGAGCAGGAGGTGAATAAGATGACACCCAGCAACATTGCCATCGTCCTGGGACCCAACCTGCTGTGGCCTCCTGAGAAAGAAGG GGACCAGGCGCAACTGGACGCAGCCTCAGTGTCCTCCATCCAGGTGGTGGGTGTGGTCGAGGCTCTCATACAGAATGCAGACACCCTCTTCCCTGGAG ATATGAACTTCAACGTGTCAGGCCTCTTCTCAGCCTTCGCCCCCCGGGATAAGGCCAGCAGCCAGCAGGCCCCTGAAGAGCTGCCACCTGTAGCTGAGTCCATGCCAGCTCCGGTTCCAGGCCCAGCCCCGGCCTCAGTGGCTGTGAAGGAAAG GGCAGAGTCTGAAGCGCCACCCAGGCCAGCCTCCCCCAAGGTCAGCAGGAGTCTCCCAGAGTCAAATGCTGTAGCAGAGGACATGACTCGCAAGA CCAAGCGACCAGCACCAGCCCGGCCCACCATGCCACCCCCCCAGCTCTCAAGCCCCCGCTCCtctcctccagccccacctgtgCCCCCTGGCCCTGGCAGCCCTGTGACTCCCCGCGCCCTGCCCCGCCGCCTAGTGGGCACCAGCCTCCGGGCTCCCACGGTGCCACCCCCGCTGCCCCCTGTTCCCCCACAACCCACCCGGCGCCAGAGCCGACGCACACCTGCCTCCCCCAGCCCGGCCTCCTCCCCCGACCCAGTCTCTTTGGGCACACCTGGTCAGGGGGACCTCGGGACAGCCACAGAAGACAGGGGGGTCCCTGAGGCTGGAGCTGGGCGTCCCGCTCCCCCAGCTCTGCCACCTCAGCCCCGGCCCAGGGGCCTTGCTTCAGAGAGCGACTGA